A region from the Bacillus sp. (in: firmicutes) genome encodes:
- the glpX gene encoding class II fructose-bisphosphatase, translating into MERSLSMELVRVTEAAALASARWMGRGKKNEADEAATSAMRDVFDTVPMKGTVVIGEGEMDEAPMLYIGEKLGTGYGPRVDVAVDPLEGTNIVASGGWNALAVLAVADHGNLLHAPDMYMDKIAVGPEAVGQIDINAPIIDNLKAVAKAKNKDIEDVVATVLNRPRHEHIIQQLREAGARIKLINDGDVAGAINTAFDHTGVDILFGSGGAPEGVIAAVALKCLGGELQGRLLPQNEAEVERCRKMGLDTEKVLRMEDLVRGDDAIFAATGVTDGELLKGVQFKGSYGLTHSVVMRAKSGTVRFIEGRHSLKKKPHLVIKP; encoded by the coding sequence ATGGAAAGAAGCTTATCAATGGAATTAGTTCGTGTCACCGAAGCCGCTGCGTTAGCCTCAGCTCGCTGGATGGGTCGTGGAAAAAAGAATGAAGCGGATGAAGCCGCAACTTCAGCCATGCGTGACGTGTTTGATACGGTTCCAATGAAAGGAACAGTGGTGATTGGTGAAGGAGAAATGGACGAGGCTCCGATGTTGTACATTGGTGAAAAGCTAGGGACCGGTTATGGACCGCGAGTGGATGTTGCAGTCGATCCATTAGAAGGAACAAACATCGTTGCTTCCGGAGGCTGGAATGCGTTAGCCGTATTAGCAGTAGCCGATCACGGGAACTTATTACACGCCCCTGATATGTACATGGATAAAATCGCCGTAGGCCCAGAAGCGGTTGGTCAAATTGACATCAACGCTCCGATTATCGATAATTTAAAAGCGGTCGCAAAGGCAAAAAATAAAGATATTGAGGATGTCGTGGCTACCGTTTTGAATCGCCCGCGTCACGAACACATTATTCAACAATTGCGCGAAGCGGGAGCGCGTATTAAATTAATTAATGACGGAGATGTAGCAGGCGCGATTAATACCGCTTTTGACCATACAGGTGTTGATATTTTATTCGGTTCTGGTGGAGCACCTGAAGGAGTTATTGCCGCTGTCGCCTTGAAATGCTTAGGTGGAGAACTTCAGGGACGTTTGTTACCACAAAATGAAGCAGAAGTGGAGCGTTGTCGGAAAATGGGTCTTGATACAGAAAAAGTTCTACGAATGGAAGACCTAGTTCGTGGGGACGATGCCATTTTTGCCGCTACTGGTGTAACGGATGGTGAATTATTAAAAGGTGTTCAATTTAAAGGGTCCTATGGCTTAACCCATTCCGTTGTTATGCGAGCAAAATCTGGAACGGTCCGTTTTATTGAAGGACGCCATAGTTTGAAGAAAAAACCTCATCTTGTTATAAAACCTTAA
- the rho gene encoding transcription termination factor Rho, translating to MEELTISSLENMKLKELYELAREYKISYYSKLTKKELIFAILKARAEQEGYFFMEGVLEIIQSEGFGFLRPINYSPSSEDIYISASQIRRFDLRNGDKVSGKVRPPKENERYYGLLHVEAVNGEDPEIAKERVHFPGLTPLYPNRQIKLETTPNNLSTRIMDLITPVGFGQRGLIVAPPKAGKTMLLKEIANAITTNHPEAELIVLLIDERPEEVTDIERSVDAEVVSSTFDEVPENHIKVAELVLERAMRLVEHKRDVIILMDSITRLARAYNLVIPPSGRTLSGGIDPAAFHRPKRFFGAARNIEEGGSLTILATALVDTGSRMDDVIYEEFKGTGNMELHLDRSLAEKRIFPAIDIRRSGTRKEELLIPKEHLEYLWAIRKTMSDAPDFAEKFLRKLKQTKSNEEFFALLAEEMKVNGHGKKLL from the coding sequence ATGGAAGAATTAACAATTTCAAGTCTCGAAAATATGAAATTAAAAGAGTTATATGAACTTGCACGAGAATATAAAATCTCTTATTACAGTAAATTGACGAAAAAAGAATTAATTTTCGCCATTTTAAAAGCTCGTGCTGAACAAGAGGGCTACTTCTTTATGGAAGGTGTCCTAGAAATTATTCAATCCGAGGGGTTCGGATTTTTACGTCCAATTAATTACTCCCCAAGTTCCGAAGATATTTATATTTCGGCTTCCCAAATTCGTCGTTTTGACCTCCGAAACGGGGATAAAGTATCAGGAAAGGTGCGTCCGCCGAAGGAAAACGAACGTTATTATGGTTTGCTGCATGTGGAAGCCGTTAACGGAGAAGACCCAGAAATTGCTAAAGAACGGGTACACTTTCCAGGGCTCACCCCTTTATATCCAAATCGCCAAATCAAACTAGAAACAACACCGAATAATTTATCAACGCGCATTATGGACTTAATTACACCGGTTGGATTTGGTCAACGTGGATTAATTGTCGCGCCTCCAAAAGCAGGTAAAACGATGTTATTAAAAGAAATTGCGAATGCGATTACGACCAATCATCCGGAGGCTGAACTCATTGTTTTATTAATTGATGAACGTCCAGAAGAAGTAACTGATATTGAACGGTCTGTCGATGCAGAAGTCGTAAGCTCCACGTTTGACGAAGTCCCGGAAAACCATATTAAAGTAGCCGAGCTTGTGCTTGAGCGAGCGATGCGTCTAGTTGAGCACAAACGAGATGTGATTATTTTGATGGATAGTATTACTCGATTAGCACGTGCGTATAACTTAGTTATTCCTCCGAGCGGACGTACGTTATCAGGGGGGATTGACCCAGCTGCATTCCACCGTCCAAAACGCTTCTTCGGAGCCGCCCGTAACATTGAAGAAGGTGGCAGCTTAACGATTTTAGCAACCGCCTTAGTTGATACCGGTTCACGTATGGATGATGTCATTTATGAAGAATTTAAAGGAACAGGAAATATGGAGCTTCATCTCGACCGCTCGTTAGCGGAAAAACGTATTTTCCCTGCCATTGATATTCGTCGTTCGGGAACTCGAAAAGAAGAGCTCCTTATTCCGAAAGAACATTTAGAGTACTTATGGGCCATTCGTAAGACGATGTCTGATGCACCAGATTTTGCCGAGAAGTTTTTACGAAAACTAAAACAGACGAAATCGAACGAAGAATTTTTTGCCTTATTAGCCGAAGAAATGAAAGTGAACGGGCACGGGAAAAAATTATTATAA
- the rpmE gene encoding 50S ribosomal protein L31, with protein MKQGIHPEYKKVLVKCACGNEFESGSVKDEVRVEICSECHPFYTGRQKFASAAGRVEKFNKKYGLK; from the coding sequence ATGAAACAAGGAATTCATCCAGAATACAAGAAAGTTCTTGTAAAATGTGCATGTGGTAACGAATTTGAAAGCGGCTCTGTAAAAGACGAGGTACGCGTTGAGATCTGCTCCGAGTGCCATCCTTTCTATACAGGTCGTCAAAAATTCGCTAGCGCAGCAGGTCGCGTTGAGAAATTCAATAAAAAATACGGCCTTAAGTAA
- a CDS encoding thymidine kinase: MYVMKQSGWVEVICGSMFSGKSEELIRRVRRAQFAKQQIMVFKPKLDNRYSEESVVSHNGHSVLAKPVETSREIEQYVEENVDVVAIDEVQFFDEEIIPVVQNLANNGHRVILAGLDQDFRGEPFGPMPYLMAIAEQVTKLQAVCTVCGSPASRTQRLINGKPAFYDDPVILVGASEAYEPRCRHHHEVPIRTEEASTVTVQKRL; the protein is encoded by the coding sequence ATGTATGTTATGAAGCAGTCAGGATGGGTAGAGGTCATCTGCGGAAGCATGTTTTCCGGTAAATCAGAAGAACTAATTCGTCGTGTGCGTCGCGCACAGTTTGCCAAACAACAAATCATGGTGTTTAAGCCGAAATTGGACAATCGTTATAGCGAAGAATCGGTTGTTTCCCATAACGGTCATTCAGTTTTAGCGAAACCTGTAGAAACTTCCCGGGAAATTGAACAATATGTCGAAGAAAACGTTGATGTGGTGGCCATTGATGAAGTGCAATTTTTTGACGAAGAGATTATTCCGGTTGTTCAAAATTTAGCGAACAATGGTCATCGAGTGATTCTTGCTGGGTTGGATCAAGATTTCCGTGGTGAACCGTTTGGACCTATGCCATATTTAATGGCTATTGCCGAACAAGTGACGAAATTACAAGCCGTATGTACCGTATGTGGTTCACCGGCGAGTCGAACACAGCGTCTGATTAACGGAAAGCCTGCTTTCTATGATGACCCAGTTATTTTAGTTGGTGCTTCAGAAGCATACGAGCCACGTTGTCGACATCATCATGAAGTGCCTATTAGAACAGAAGAAGCATCCACGGTGACTGTCCAAAAACGCCTATAA
- the prfA gene encoding peptide chain release factor 1 has protein sequence MFDRLQAVEVRYEKLNELLSDPEVVSDPKKLRDYSKEQSDIEETVQTYREYKSVREQYQDAKSMLEEKLDPEMREMVKEEISELEERIEELEEKLKILLLPKDPNDEKNVIMEIRGAAGGEEAALFAGDLYRMYTRYAESQGWKTEVIEASPTGLGGYKEIIFMINGKGAYSKLKFENGAHRVQRVPETESGGRIHTSTATVACLPEAEEVEVEINEKDIRVDTFASSGPGGQSVNTTMSAVRLTHIPTGIVVSCQDEKSQIKNKEKAMKVLRARIYDKYQQEARAEYDAQRKSAVGTGDRSERIRTYNFPQNRVTDHRIGLTIQKLDQILEGKLDEIIDALILEDQSRKLQSVQEQKQ, from the coding sequence ATGTTTGATCGATTACAAGCAGTAGAAGTGCGCTACGAAAAGCTAAATGAGCTTTTAAGTGACCCGGAAGTGGTTAGTGATCCAAAAAAATTAAGAGATTATTCAAAAGAACAATCAGATATTGAAGAAACGGTACAGACGTATCGTGAGTATAAATCGGTTCGTGAACAATATCAGGATGCGAAATCCATGCTTGAAGAGAAACTGGATCCTGAAATGCGGGAAATGGTAAAAGAGGAAATCTCCGAGCTAGAAGAGCGGATTGAGGAGTTAGAAGAAAAATTAAAAATCTTACTTTTACCAAAAGACCCGAACGATGAAAAGAACGTTATTATGGAAATTCGTGGGGCAGCCGGTGGGGAAGAGGCAGCCCTATTTGCTGGTGACCTTTACCGCATGTACACCCGTTATGCGGAGTCACAAGGATGGAAAACAGAAGTTATTGAAGCGAGCCCAACTGGTTTAGGTGGATATAAAGAAATTATTTTTATGATTAACGGTAAAGGGGCTTATTCAAAGTTAAAATTTGAAAACGGTGCACACCGTGTGCAACGCGTTCCTGAAACGGAATCAGGTGGACGGATTCATACGTCTACGGCAACGGTCGCTTGCTTACCTGAGGCCGAAGAAGTAGAAGTAGAAATTAACGAAAAAGATATCCGGGTGGATACGTTTGCTTCCAGTGGTCCAGGTGGACAAAGCGTAAATACAACAATGTCCGCTGTTCGTTTAACTCACATTCCAACGGGGATTGTCGTATCGTGTCAAGACGAAAAGTCCCAAATAAAAAATAAAGAAAAAGCGATGAAAGTATTACGTGCCCGTATTTATGATAAATACCAACAAGAAGCACGGGCAGAATACGATGCACAGCGTAAATCTGCCGTCGGTACTGGAGACCGCTCCGAGCGCATTCGTACGTATAACTTCCCGCAAAATCGGGTAACCGACCATCGTATCGGTTTAACGATTCAAAAGCTCGACCAAATTTTAGAAGGAAAGCTCGATGAAATTATTGATGCGCTCATTTTAGAAGATCAATCTAGAAAACTACAAAGTGTACAGGAGCAAAAGCAATGA
- the prmC gene encoding peptide chain release factor N(5)-glutamine methyltransferase: MKVFEALQWASSFLKTYGRDENAGELLLQHVLRMNRSQLLANIRMDIPFEQLQTFQTYVHQHATGVPVQHITGKEEFFGRTFSVNAHVLIPRPETEELVDGMLRRIRTMFPTKDTLTVADIGTGSGAIAITMKLEQPSLQVLAVDISEKALEVAKVNAQSLQADVQFFRGDLLQPLIERGIQLDVLLSNPPYIPVGEKEALSPVVKDHEPHTALFGGEDGLDFYRRFARELPKVMKKRSLAGFEIGAGQGEAVKHMFQHAFPESDVEVVFDINGKDRMVFVTWDVSE; the protein is encoded by the coding sequence ATGAAAGTGTTTGAAGCCCTCCAATGGGCTTCTTCTTTTTTAAAAACGTACGGTCGAGACGAAAATGCGGGAGAACTATTATTACAGCATGTACTTAGGATGAATCGCTCGCAATTATTAGCGAACATAAGGATGGATATTCCATTTGAACAGTTACAAACGTTTCAAACATATGTCCACCAACATGCCACAGGAGTTCCAGTTCAGCACATTACCGGAAAAGAAGAATTTTTTGGACGAACGTTTTCAGTGAATGCTCATGTGTTAATTCCCCGTCCCGAAACGGAGGAATTAGTGGATGGCATGCTACGCCGTATACGGACAATGTTCCCAACAAAAGATACATTAACGGTTGCTGATATTGGAACTGGTAGTGGCGCGATTGCTATTACAATGAAGTTAGAACAACCTTCGTTACAAGTGCTGGCCGTTGATATATCAGAAAAAGCACTTGAAGTAGCGAAAGTAAACGCTCAATCGTTACAAGCAGATGTTCAATTTTTCCGCGGAGATTTGTTGCAACCGCTCATTGAACGAGGTATACAGCTCGATGTCTTATTGTCTAATCCTCCATATATACCGGTGGGTGAAAAAGAAGCTCTGTCCCCTGTCGTGAAAGACCATGAGCCACATACGGCGTTGTTTGGAGGAGAAGATGGCCTCGATTTTTACCGTCGCTTTGCTCGTGAGTTGCCAAAAGTGATGAAAAAGAGAAGTTTAGCCGGTTTTGAAATTGGGGCCGGGCAAGGTGAAGCGGTCAAACACATGTTTCAACACGCGTTTCCGGAAAGCGATGTTGAGGTCGTGTTCGACATAAACGGGAAAGATCGGATGGTTTTTGTAACGTGGGATGTGTCGGAGTAA
- the spoIIR gene encoding stage II sporulation protein R, with the protein MKKATFLAWMYIFLISVGTMISLHMPTTKTIAEDVQVIPAEAIRLRILANSNGKEDQELKRKIRDAVNEQITLWVQDLTSIEEARAVLQANLPLLEEIAKDVMEQEENIQPVSVNFGKVSFPTKLYGQFLYPAGEYEAILITLGEGKGANWWCVLYPPLCFLDFSNSVATSPGFEEEEQTNETVEIASEPTTDSKEQKPVYAGDETQEVEVKFFVWELFKDLFAL; encoded by the coding sequence ATGAAAAAAGCAACCTTTTTAGCGTGGATGTATATTTTTTTAATCTCTGTCGGAACAATGATTAGTTTACATATGCCAACTACAAAGACGATCGCCGAAGACGTACAGGTTATACCTGCAGAAGCGATTCGATTACGAATTTTAGCAAATAGCAACGGAAAAGAAGACCAAGAGCTGAAACGGAAAATTCGCGATGCCGTGAATGAACAAATTACATTATGGGTACAAGATTTGACTTCTATTGAAGAAGCGAGAGCTGTACTTCAAGCGAACTTACCTCTTTTAGAAGAAATTGCCAAAGATGTGATGGAACAGGAAGAAAATATTCAACCAGTTTCGGTCAATTTTGGGAAAGTATCGTTTCCTACAAAGCTATACGGTCAATTTCTTTATCCTGCCGGGGAATATGAGGCTATTTTAATTACACTGGGCGAAGGAAAAGGTGCCAATTGGTGGTGTGTTTTATACCCGCCCCTCTGCTTTTTGGACTTTTCTAACAGCGTTGCGACAAGTCCAGGGTTTGAAGAAGAAGAACAAACGAATGAAACGGTTGAAATCGCTTCTGAACCAACAACAGATTCAAAAGAGCAAAAACCGGTGTATGCAGGTGATGAAACGCAAGAAGTGGAAGTAAAGTTTTTCGTCTGGGAGCTGTTTAAAGACTTGTTCGCTCTGTGA
- a CDS encoding threonylcarbamoyl-AMP synthase, producing MKTFQWIVDKGVDNLGTCPQISQAAHFLQQNEVVAFPTETVYGLGANAKSDEAVQKIYEAKGRPSDNPLIVHIASKDQLEEIVADIPKQAQQLMDAFWPGPLTIIFYKKDGVLSEKVTAGLNTVAVRMPDHPVALSLIRCAGLPIAAPSANRSGKPSPTTAKHVWNDLNGRIAGLIDGGETGVGVESTVVDCTGSVVQILRPGGITKEQLEEVVGKVEVDPTLKTGMGTPKSPGMKYAHYAPDAPLFLLDGDREWIQQWIHDKRNEGLKVGVLTTEEHVADYRADVVLACGQREDLATVAASLYDTLRTFDESGVDMIVSEVFPTEGVGLAIMNRLLKAASYQYLKQEE from the coding sequence ATGAAAACGTTTCAGTGGATTGTGGATAAAGGTGTGGATAATTTAGGTACTTGTCCACAAATTTCACAGGCAGCCCACTTTTTACAGCAAAATGAAGTCGTCGCATTTCCGACAGAAACGGTGTATGGACTGGGAGCTAACGCTAAATCGGATGAAGCGGTTCAAAAAATATATGAAGCAAAAGGAAGACCGTCCGATAATCCACTTATTGTGCATATCGCTTCAAAGGATCAGCTAGAAGAAATCGTCGCCGACATTCCGAAACAAGCACAACAGTTAATGGACGCATTTTGGCCAGGACCGCTCACGATTATTTTTTATAAAAAGGACGGAGTGTTGTCCGAAAAAGTGACGGCGGGATTAAATACGGTTGCCGTCAGGATGCCTGATCACCCGGTGGCGTTATCATTAATACGTTGCGCAGGGCTTCCAATCGCCGCTCCAAGTGCAAATCGATCTGGGAAACCGAGTCCAACGACCGCGAAACACGTATGGAATGATTTAAACGGTCGAATTGCCGGACTAATCGACGGTGGCGAAACAGGCGTAGGGGTCGAATCGACCGTTGTGGACTGTACTGGAAGTGTAGTGCAAATTTTGCGCCCTGGAGGAATTACGAAAGAGCAGCTGGAAGAAGTCGTTGGTAAGGTAGAAGTGGATCCGACATTAAAGACAGGAATGGGAACACCGAAATCTCCAGGAATGAAATATGCTCATTATGCCCCAGACGCTCCCCTATTTTTACTTGATGGGGACCGTGAGTGGATTCAACAATGGATTCATGATAAGCGAAATGAAGGGCTTAAGGTTGGTGTGTTAACAACAGAAGAGCATGTTGCTGATTACAGGGCTGACGTTGTCCTGGCGTGTGGTCAGCGAGAAGATTTAGCAACGGTTGCGGCTTCTTTGTACGATACGTTACGAACGTTTGATGAATCCGGAGTCGACATGATTGTTTCAGAAGTGTTTCCAACGGAAGGTGTTGGCTTAGCGATTATGAATCGCCTATTAAAAGCAGCATCCTATCAATATTTAAAACAAGAAGAATAA
- a CDS encoding manganese efflux pump produces MSAYVGEWITLFMMAFALGMDAFSIGLGMGMIRLRLKQFLYIGFMVGLFHVWMPLLGIMAGKFLSQKFGTFATFVGGGLLIVLGLQMIFSSFLDNDELRVTPKGVGILLFALSVSLDSFSVGLTLGIFGARTIIAIAGFGIMAMVLTWSGLLIGRNVQKWIGNYSEALGGSILFAFGIQLIWPF; encoded by the coding sequence TTGTCAGCGTATGTGGGGGAATGGATTACATTATTCATGATGGCATTTGCCTTAGGAATGGATGCCTTTTCCATTGGATTAGGAATGGGAATGATTCGACTTCGACTGAAACAGTTTTTATACATAGGTTTTATGGTCGGATTGTTTCATGTGTGGATGCCGCTGTTAGGGATTATGGCAGGAAAATTTTTGTCGCAAAAGTTCGGTACATTTGCCACGTTTGTTGGTGGAGGCTTATTAATCGTCTTAGGACTACAAATGATTTTTTCTAGCTTTCTGGACAATGATGAGCTACGGGTGACTCCAAAAGGGGTGGGCATATTATTGTTTGCTTTAAGCGTTAGTTTAGACAGTTTTTCGGTAGGTCTTACGTTAGGCATTTTCGGTGCCCGAACAATCATTGCTATTGCAGGTTTCGGAATCATGGCAATGGTGCTTACATGGAGCGGATTACTTATCGGACGAAATGTTCAAAAATGGATTGGCAATTATAGCGAAGCGCTCGGGGGAAGTATTTTATTTGCTTTCGGGATCCAATTGATTTGGCCATTTTAA
- a CDS encoding low molecular weight protein arginine phosphatase gives MINILFVCTGNTCRSPMAEAILKSHNIEGVSVKSAGVFAMEGSDASLNAKLVLQENNIEHVHSSKMVTIKEVEWATYILTMTESHKNMILSQFEEAEGKTFTLKEFVEQDEDDLDVVDPFGGDIDVYRQTFQELQTLIEQVVQKLKKE, from the coding sequence ATGATTAATATTTTGTTTGTTTGTACAGGGAATACGTGTCGTAGTCCGATGGCAGAAGCGATATTAAAGTCCCATAATATTGAAGGGGTATCGGTAAAATCAGCAGGTGTTTTTGCTATGGAAGGTTCCGACGCGTCATTAAATGCTAAGTTAGTTTTACAAGAAAATAATATCGAACATGTTCATTCTTCAAAAATGGTGACGATAAAAGAAGTAGAGTGGGCAACTTACATCTTAACCATGACCGAAAGTCATAAAAACATGATTCTTAGCCAATTTGAAGAAGCAGAGGGGAAAACGTTTACGTTAAAAGAATTTGTTGAACAAGATGAAGATGATCTTGATGTAGTTGACCCATTTGGTGGGGATATCGACGTGTATCGTCAAACATTTCAAGAGCTACAAACACTAATCGAGCAAGTTGTGCAAAAATTGAAAAAGGAGTAA
- a CDS encoding methyl-accepting chemotaxis protein: MKKKYRFSLRKKLVLFTTLLALITYSTSAFFIYVVYPYVSQTIGEGIFTITTLSLGILWTGILTFFMAGFITRPLKKLEKAAIEASHGNIHNDVDVPKADDEIRSLALAFNQMLGNLREMVHNIEDNFQQTNEKVVAISTASTKAAEQADQIAKTISEISAGAESSAISIQRTAEAIEDVTRLAEEVQQKAKASEEVSTTMLNELYHSKEVIRSLIDGIQRLANDNQQSLEAVHRLEDNAKKVEQIIQLVGDIAEQTNLLALNASIEAARAGEHGKGFAVVAEEVRKLADESAKAVQGISDLIKNIQTEVQHVVEQIKVQVETANEEAKKGTETNRVIEEMTDTIHEVADAVKFISNLVDQQMSSIQQTSMQSQEVAAIAEETSAGAGEVNAATKEQAEVMDNVEKLAYELKEQAEKLKGTITRFHL, translated from the coding sequence ATGAAAAAGAAGTACAGGTTTAGTCTAAGGAAAAAGTTAGTTCTTTTCACTACATTACTAGCTCTCATTACTTATTCTACGAGTGCATTTTTTATTTATGTTGTGTATCCGTATGTATCCCAAACGATTGGAGAAGGCATTTTTACCATTACGACTTTGTCTCTAGGGATTTTATGGACGGGAATTTTAACATTTTTCATGGCTGGATTTATTACCAGACCATTGAAAAAGCTGGAAAAGGCAGCCATCGAAGCGTCTCATGGGAATATACATAACGATGTCGATGTGCCAAAAGCCGATGATGAAATTCGCTCACTGGCACTGGCATTTAACCAAATGTTAGGTAACTTACGCGAAATGGTTCATAACATCGAAGACAACTTCCAGCAAACGAATGAAAAAGTGGTTGCTATTTCAACGGCTTCCACCAAAGCTGCTGAACAGGCGGACCAAATTGCTAAGACGATTAGCGAAATTTCAGCGGGCGCCGAAAGCTCTGCCATTTCGATTCAACGAACAGCAGAAGCAATTGAAGACGTTACTCGTCTTGCTGAAGAAGTACAACAAAAAGCGAAAGCCTCTGAAGAAGTTTCCACAACGATGCTCAACGAATTGTATCACAGTAAGGAAGTTATTCGCTCTTTAATTGATGGTATTCAACGGTTAGCAAACGACAATCAGCAATCGTTAGAAGCAGTACATCGCTTAGAAGACAACGCCAAGAAAGTCGAGCAAATTATTCAGCTTGTTGGGGATATTGCCGAACAAACGAACTTACTTGCATTGAATGCTTCCATTGAAGCGGCACGTGCTGGTGAACATGGAAAAGGTTTTGCCGTCGTTGCTGAAGAAGTCCGTAAGCTAGCGGATGAAAGTGCCAAAGCGGTTCAAGGAATCTCAGATCTCATTAAAAACATCCAAACAGAAGTGCAACATGTCGTTGAACAAATTAAAGTACAAGTCGAAACAGCGAACGAAGAGGCGAAAAAAGGAACGGAAACGAACCGCGTCATTGAAGAAATGACGGATACAATCCATGAAGTCGCTGATGCGGTAAAATTCATTTCGAATCTCGTCGATCAACAAATGTCTAGTATTCAACAAACATCTATGCAGTCGCAAGAAGTAGCGGCTATTGCTGAGGAAACTTCAGCTGGTGCTGGCGAAGTAAATGCAGCGACCAAAGAACAAGCCGAAGTCATGGACAACGTGGAAAAACTAGCGTACGAATTAAAAGAACAAGCCGAAAAGTTAAAAGGAACCATTACGCGGTTTCATTTATAA
- the rpiB gene encoding ribose 5-phosphate isomerase B: MKVAIASDHGGVNIRNEIKKLLEEMGIEYEDFGCECETSVDYPDYALPVAQKVAKGEFDRGILICGTGIGMSIAANKVKGIRCALVHDVFSAKATREHNDSNILAMGERVIGPGLAREIAKVWLTTDYEGGRHERRVEKIKQIEEQNQ; this comes from the coding sequence ATGAAAGTAGCCATTGCATCGGATCACGGTGGTGTGAATATCCGTAACGAAATAAAAAAATTGTTAGAAGAAATGGGCATCGAATACGAAGATTTCGGTTGTGAATGTGAAACGTCCGTCGATTATCCGGATTATGCGTTGCCAGTCGCCCAAAAAGTAGCGAAGGGTGAGTTTGACCGCGGCATTTTAATTTGCGGAACAGGTATCGGAATGAGCATTGCTGCTAACAAAGTAAAAGGGATTCGCTGTGCGTTAGTTCATGATGTATTTAGTGCAAAAGCCACACGTGAACACAATGACAGCAACATTTTAGCCATGGGAGAACGAGTGATTGGTCCGGGCTTAGCACGTGAAATTGCGAAAGTTTGGTTAACAACGGACTACGAAGGTGGGCGTCACGAACGTCGTGTGGAAAAAATTAAACAAATCGAGGAGCAAAATCAATAA
- a CDS encoding TIGR01440 family protein yields the protein MEPLRQWQEDLKTILREYQSQAQLKPGQLFVVGCSTSEVVGERIGTAGTLEIAKMIFEQLQSFAKDHSLHLAFQCCEHLNRALVVEREVAERYQLEEVTVVPVRKAGGAMATYAFEHFQDPVVVEQIQAHGGIDIGDTLIGMHLKRVAVPVRTSLKQIGHAHVTLAKTRPKLIGGARAVYERTTENESCSS from the coding sequence ATGGAACCGTTACGTCAATGGCAGGAAGATTTAAAGACGATTTTACGAGAATATCAGTCCCAAGCTCAGCTCAAACCAGGGCAGCTGTTTGTTGTTGGTTGTTCTACATCAGAAGTTGTCGGCGAGCGGATTGGTACAGCGGGCACATTAGAAATAGCGAAAATGATTTTCGAACAGCTCCAATCGTTTGCTAAAGATCATTCGCTTCATTTAGCGTTTCAATGCTGTGAACATTTAAATCGTGCGCTTGTCGTGGAACGCGAAGTTGCCGAACGGTATCAACTCGAAGAAGTGACGGTTGTTCCGGTGCGTAAAGCGGGAGGGGCGATGGCTACGTATGCGTTTGAACATTTCCAAGACCCAGTCGTAGTTGAACAAATTCAAGCACATGGCGGGATCGACATCGGAGATACGCTCATTGGGATGCACTTAAAGAGAGTGGCGGTACCTGTCAGAACTTCCTTAAAGCAGATCGGCCATGCCCATGTGACGTTAGCGAAAACACGCCCGAAATTAATTGGTGGGGCTCGTGCGGTGTATGAACGAACAACAGAGAATGAAAGCTGCTCTTCATAA